GAGGATTTGTATTTGAGGCTCGCCTTGACTTCTTCCAGGCCTTGTCCGGTCAAAGTGCTCGTGAGAAAGACCTGGTAACCCAGTTCGCGATAGTTCTGAATATCCTTGGCTGTCTCTTCGTCGATGCCAAGGTCTGCCTTGTTGAAGACGATCGTGACATCTAGATTTAAACCCCTCGCCGCAGTGATGTATCTTTCAATCAAACTGTTGTGGTGAGGTGGATCTTTTACGGCTACAACTATGAACACCTGATCGACGTTGGCCGCGATCACCTGATCCAAATGTCTCCCTCTTTTTCCTGCACCTTTTCGAACGAGACATTTTTTCCTTGGAAGAACCTCGGTAATGACACCTCGATCTCTCTGAAGAGTTTCGAAGAAGACCCTGTCTCCTACGGTGACCACATTCTTTTCAGTTCTCTCTTTTCTCAATAGCTTATCCCTGAGAAGACAACGAAAGTAATCACCCGTCTCAGCGAGTACTTCTATTATTCGTTGCTGAACGTTAGTAACTTCACCATGCATGCTATATCTCCGACTAGACCATGCATGCTATATCTCCGACTAGTCGAATATTTAACTGGAAAACAAAGACCACGGGTTCTTACCGCCGTGGTCGAATAATCGGAAGATAATTGCCTATCAGCAATTGCATTCCAAAAGAAGCGCGGTGTAAGAACCCATGGGGTTATAGAAATCATCAAAGTTATCTACCATATACACCACCTCCTTTATAGAACAATTAATTATACTGCACAGCCGGGTCTTTTGAAAAGGCTATGATC
This genomic stretch from Mesotoga sp. UBA6090 harbors:
- the rsgA gene encoding ribosome small subunit-dependent GTPase A, whose protein sequence is MHGEVTNVQQRIIEVLAETGDYFRCLLRDKLLRKERTEKNVVTVGDRVFFETLQRDRGVITEVLPRKKCLVRKGAGKRGRHLDQVIAANVDQVFIVVAVKDPPHHNSLIERYITAARGLNLDVTIVFNKADLGIDEETAKDIQNYRELGYQVFLTSTLTGQGLEEVKASLKYKSSVLAGSSGVGKSSLVNAICRSDVKTAEVSDSTHKGKHTTTSSQVHFLREGGKLIDVPGMREFAISATEGLDEAFEDIAELSAKCRFRDCTHTVEPGCAVRKAVEEGIIDSRRLKNYSKLKTKE